The following proteins come from a genomic window of Orenia metallireducens:
- the recF gene encoding DNA replication/repair protein RecF (All proteins in this family for which functions are known are DNA-binding proteins that assist the filamentation of RecA onto DNA for the initiation of recombination or recombinational repair.) — MYLSQLYLKNFRNYTEQYLKFNKNINLLIGSNAQGKTNILESIYLIGTGSSHRTNIDAELINWQEEGLYLKCELIKENQDYQLELSLLGRNKEIKINSNRLSRINDLIGYLNIVIFSPEDLNLVKGSPNLRRKFIDLEISQISPYYRHLISKYGKVLKQRNNLLKEIRDNKAPKEMLSVWDQQLIDLGAKIIKKRLESLIKLGILSKLMQRKITNGLEALELKYDTELEIDSNSSEEEIKESFKLKLKEKREREIYQGATTLGPHRDDISLIVNNIDIRKFGSQGQQRTAALALKLAELEFMKGEIGEYPILLLDDVFSELDLSRRSYLLDTIRDKIQTFITSTDLKNLNGLKGNHKIFEIKNGSAIEV, encoded by the coding sequence TTGTATCTGTCCCAACTTTACTTAAAGAATTTTAGAAATTATACAGAACAGTATTTAAAATTTAATAAAAATATTAATCTGTTAATTGGTTCTAATGCACAAGGAAAGACAAATATTTTAGAATCAATTTATTTAATTGGAACAGGAAGTTCCCATAGAACTAATATTGACGCAGAATTGATTAATTGGCAGGAAGAGGGGTTATATTTAAAATGTGAGTTGATAAAGGAGAATCAGGATTATCAATTAGAGTTATCTCTATTAGGAAGAAATAAAGAGATTAAGATTAATTCTAATCGTTTGAGTAGAATTAATGATTTAATTGGATATTTGAATATAGTTATATTCTCTCCTGAGGATTTGAATTTAGTAAAGGGTAGTCCTAATTTAAGGAGAAAATTTATTGATTTAGAGATATCACAAATTAGCCCTTATTACAGGCATTTAATATCTAAATATGGCAAAGTACTAAAACAACGCAATAATTTGCTAAAAGAAATTAGAGATAATAAGGCCCCAAAGGAAATGTTATCTGTTTGGGATCAACAATTAATTGATTTAGGAGCTAAGATAATAAAGAAGAGGTTGGAATCTTTGATTAAATTGGGAATTTTATCGAAATTAATGCAGAGAAAAATTACTAATGGCTTAGAAGCTTTGGAATTAAAATATGATACTGAATTAGAGATAGATAGTAATAGCTCAGAAGAGGAGATAAAAGAGTCTTTTAAATTAAAATTAAAGGAAAAAAGAGAAAGAGAGATCTATCAAGGAGCAACAACATTAGGTCCTCATAGGGATGATATCTCGTTAATTGTAAATAATATAGATATAAGAAAATTTGGCTCACAAGGACAACAAAGAACTGCGGCTTTAGCTTTAAAATTAGCTGAACTTGAGTTTATGAAAGGGGAAATTGGAGAATATCCAATTTTATTGCTTGATGATGTCTTTTCAGAGCTCGATCTTAGTAGAAGAAGTTACTTATTAGATACAATAAGAGATAAGATTCAGACTTTTATTACTAGTACTGATCTAAAGAATTTAAATGGTCTTAAAGGAAATCATAAGATTTTTGAAATCAAAAATGGATCAGCAATAGAGGTGTAA
- a CDS encoding RNA-binding S4 domain-containing protein → MREIKLNTESIKLDQFLKWANLVSTGGEAKVIIKAGDVKVNGEIEERRGRTLRTDDVVEYQGMEYKIITS, encoded by the coding sequence ATGAGAGAGATTAAGCTAAACACAGAAAGTATAAAATTAGACCAATTTCTTAAATGGGCAAATTTAGTATCAACAGGTGGAGAAGCTAAAGTAATAATTAAAGCAGGAGATGTTAAGGTAAATGGCGAAATAGAAGAAAGAAGGGGTAGAACACTAAGAACGGACGATGTAGTTGAATATCAAGGTATGGAATATAAAATAATTACCTCTTAA
- the dnaN gene encoding DNA polymerase III subunit beta, whose product MRIELNKKDFYEGIQTVNRAVSSKATLPILSGILLKTEEDRIKLVATDLEIGIKFYVDANIIKEGSIVLPAKYFTSIVRELPDDKIILTAEPSNNTAQIKCGQAQFNIHGSSSDEFPLLPKMNSGINFTISQGIFKEMIDQVKFAISEDISKPFLTGGLLKFEEEHLVLVTTDTYRLSYRRIKFNEIDITGKRVIIPNKTLNEISKLLNNNENLVKVLITDNQILFEFSGVTIVSRLIDGQFPSYKQVIPNKNNTKAIINRIELLNATKRASLLAKKDSNIIKINLEENQLVITSNVPEIGQAYERIPISLTGQETEIAFNATYMMDCLKVISSEEVILELSGSLSPGVIKDNSEDEYIYIIMPVRSN is encoded by the coding sequence ATGAGAATAGAACTCAATAAAAAAGATTTTTATGAAGGAATTCAAACAGTTAATAGAGCAGTTTCCTCAAAAGCAACCTTACCTATACTTTCAGGTATTTTATTAAAAACAGAAGAAGATAGAATAAAGTTAGTTGCTACAGACTTAGAAATAGGAATTAAATTCTATGTTGATGCAAATATTATAAAAGAAGGTTCTATTGTTCTACCAGCAAAATATTTCACAAGTATAGTTAGAGAATTACCTGATGATAAAATTATACTAACAGCAGAACCCTCTAATAATACTGCACAGATTAAATGTGGACAAGCACAATTTAATATACATGGTTCCTCATCTGATGAATTTCCATTATTACCAAAAATGAATTCTGGAATAAACTTTACTATTTCCCAGGGCATATTCAAGGAAATGATTGATCAAGTTAAATTTGCTATATCTGAGGATATAAGTAAACCATTTTTAACAGGTGGGTTATTAAAGTTTGAAGAAGAACACCTTGTATTAGTAACAACAGATACATATCGCTTATCTTATAGAAGGATTAAATTCAACGAAATAGATATAACTGGAAAAAGGGTTATTATTCCCAATAAAACCTTGAATGAAATTTCAAAGTTATTAAATAATAATGAGAACTTAGTAAAGGTATTAATTACGGATAATCAAATTTTATTTGAATTTTCAGGAGTAACTATAGTCTCGAGGTTGATAGATGGACAATTTCCTAGTTATAAACAAGTAATTCCAAATAAAAATAATACAAAAGCCATAATAAATAGAATTGAATTATTAAATGCTACTAAAAGAGCTTCCTTATTAGCTAAAAAAGATTCTAATATTATCAAAATTAATTTAGAGGAAAATCAATTAGTTATTACTTCTAATGTCCCTGAAATTGGGCAAGCTTATGAAAGAATTCCTATCTCTTTAACTGGTCAAGAGACAGAAATAGCTTTCAATGCTACCTATATGATGGATTGTTTGAAAGTAATTTCGAGTGAAGAGGTTATTTTAGAATTATCAGGTTCTTTATCACCTGGGGTTATAAAAGATAACTCTGAGGATGAATATATATATATTATAATGCCAGTAAGAAGTAATTAA
- the dnaA gene encoding chromosomal replication initiator protein DnaA — protein sequence MKKEDIKKIWQSTLDNIEDQLSKPSFETWFKPTEILAIQNNTIIIEVPNEFAKDWLKTKYSNLIKETLIKITNNSYQVKFVIPEMTQEEIFIEEEKEDQVEEAKSDLTEKEEDSNSILNPKYTFDTFVIGNSNRFAHAASLAVAEAPAKAYNPFFIYGDVGLGKTHLMHAIGHYILKHNSNMKIMYLTSEEFTNRLINSIRYDKTIQFRNQYRNIDILLIDDIQFLAGKERTQEEFFHTFNALHDANKQIIISSDRPPKEIPTLEERLRSRFEWGLITDIQEPDLETRIAILKKKATLEDLEVPNDVIVYIANKIESNIRELEGALIRVVAYSSLSNERISIDLAQRALKGIVVDNQIEYHPKEITVDLIKKVVSHHYGIRVEEMDSKKRTRAISFPRQVAMYISRELTDLSLPQIGNRFGGRDHSTILHGYDKIKNKMKEEASFKKTIDTLIDKLRRN from the coding sequence TTGAAAAAAGAAGATATTAAAAAAATTTGGCAAAGTACTCTTGATAATATTGAGGATCAATTAAGTAAACCTAGTTTTGAAACATGGTTCAAACCAACTGAAATACTAGCAATTCAAAATAATACAATTATAATCGAAGTACCTAATGAGTTTGCCAAGGATTGGCTAAAGACAAAATATTCTAACCTAATCAAAGAAACCCTTATTAAAATCACTAATAACTCCTATCAAGTAAAATTCGTGATTCCTGAAATGACCCAAGAGGAAATCTTTATAGAAGAAGAAAAAGAAGATCAAGTTGAAGAAGCTAAAAGTGACTTAACAGAAAAAGAAGAAGATAGTAATTCAATTTTAAATCCAAAATATACTTTTGATACCTTTGTAATAGGAAATAGTAATCGCTTTGCACATGCTGCTTCATTAGCAGTAGCTGAAGCACCGGCTAAAGCTTATAACCCCTTCTTTATTTATGGGGATGTTGGTTTAGGTAAGACACACTTAATGCATGCTATTGGACACTATATACTAAAACATAATTCTAATATGAAAATCATGTATTTAACCTCAGAAGAATTCACTAATAGATTAATCAATTCAATTAGATATGATAAAACCATACAATTTAGGAATCAATACAGAAATATAGATATTTTATTAATAGATGATATACAATTTCTAGCTGGTAAGGAAAGAACTCAAGAAGAATTCTTCCATACATTCAATGCTCTTCATGATGCTAATAAACAAATAATAATCTCCAGTGATCGACCACCTAAGGAAATTCCAACTTTAGAAGAGAGGTTACGCTCAAGATTTGAATGGGGTCTTATTACAGATATACAAGAACCAGACTTAGAAACAAGAATTGCAATTTTAAAGAAAAAAGCAACTTTAGAAGATTTAGAAGTACCAAATGATGTAATTGTTTATATTGCTAATAAAATAGAATCAAATATTAGAGAGTTAGAAGGGGCTTTGATTAGAGTAGTGGCTTATTCATCATTATCAAATGAACGTATTAGTATAGATTTAGCCCAAAGGGCACTTAAAGGAATAGTTGTTGATAATCAGATTGAATATCATCCAAAGGAGATTACAGTAGATTTAATCAAAAAAGTTGTTTCCCATCATTATGGGATAAGAGTTGAAGAGATGGATTCTAAAAAAAGAACTCGAGCTATATCTTTTCCACGACAAGTAGCCATGTATATTTCAAGAGAACTAACCGATTTATCTTTACCACAAATAGGTAATCGATTTGGCGGAAGAGATCACAGTACTATCTTGCATGGTTATGATAAAATAAAAAATAAGATGAAAGAAGAAGCAAGTTTTAAGAAAACTATAGATACATTAATAGATAAATTAAGAAGAAATTAG
- the rnpA gene encoding ribonuclease P protein component — translation MSIDEKLKKTYEFKKVYKYGKSIADRYIVLYVLQNNSSQRKVGYSVSKKIGKAVVRNRIKRVFRETYRHNKDKLITGIDIVLIARKPIVDASYQQIEKSLNHLFKKAKIIKE, via the coding sequence ATGAGCATCGATGAGAAGTTAAAGAAGACCTACGAATTTAAGAAGGTTTATAAATATGGAAAATCTATTGCCGATCGTTATATTGTTTTGTATGTTTTACAAAACAACAGTTCTCAAAGGAAAGTAGGTTATTCAGTTAGTAAAAAGATAGGTAAAGCCGTGGTTAGAAATAGGATTAAGAGAGTCTTTAGAGAAACCTATAGGCATAATAAAGATAAATTAATTACAGGCATTGATATTGTTTTAATTGCTCGTAAACCTATTGTAGATGCCAGTTATCAACAAATAGAGAAGTCTTTAAATCATCTTTTTAAAAAAGCTAAAATAATTAAGGAATGA
- the yidD gene encoding membrane protein insertion efficiency factor YidD, with protein sequence MGIILKIVIIVIKFYQKFISPLKSKSTCRFYPSCSTYAIQSLNKYGLLRGGAKAIKRILSCHPFHPGGYDPVD encoded by the coding sequence ATGGGGATAATTTTAAAGATAGTAATTATAGTAATTAAATTTTATCAAAAGTTTATTTCACCTTTAAAATCAAAAAGTACTTGTCGGTTCTACCCTAGTTGCTCTACATATGCTATTCAGTCTTTAAATAAGTACGGATTATTAAGGGGTGGAGCCAAGGCAATTAAGAGAATATTAAGTTGCCACCCTTTTCATCCTGGTGGATATGACCCAGTAGACTAA
- a CDS encoding YidC/Oxa1 family membrane protein insertase: MFRNKTLPLVLILVVIILTGCSTNSEYKLNISKAEDYTGESTVVIEPNQQGYTQGDKVTLTAYPKDQFKNWNVNNLANKEEQDVYTENPKEFIIDNSKEIIATFSDTTISVQFTKGTSSGGMFGWLGDLMQNLLGLLYNFTKSYGLSIIILTLAIKLILYPLTHKQTSSMKKMQQIQPEIEKLREKYGDNQQKFQEETMKLYQKHKINPLSGCLPMLVQMPILIALFQALRGWGDLAGQSFLIIPDLSQGYMPLVILTGVVTAVQSLLTQNISFDDIKSNPQKVIADNKMALFMPLFIIFIGASLPAGVLLYWFISNLIMVIQQYLISREPDVEFKEESN; encoded by the coding sequence ATGTTTAGAAATAAAACGTTACCTTTGGTATTAATTTTAGTAGTAATTATATTAACTGGATGTTCGACAAACTCAGAATATAAATTAAATATTAGTAAAGCAGAAGATTATACTGGTGAGAGTACAGTTGTTATTGAACCTAATCAACAGGGTTATACACAAGGAGATAAGGTGACTTTAACTGCTTATCCTAAAGACCAGTTTAAAAATTGGAATGTCAATAATTTAGCTAATAAAGAAGAGCAAGATGTTTATACTGAAAATCCGAAGGAATTTATTATTGACAATTCTAAAGAGATTATTGCTACCTTTAGTGATACAACAATAAGTGTTCAATTTACAAAAGGTACTAGCAGTGGGGGAATGTTTGGTTGGTTAGGTGATTTGATGCAGAATTTATTAGGATTATTATATAACTTTACTAAAAGTTATGGTTTATCAATTATAATTTTAACTTTAGCTATTAAACTGATATTATATCCTTTAACACATAAACAGACCAGTTCTATGAAGAAGATGCAACAAATACAGCCTGAAATTGAGAAGTTAAGAGAGAAATATGGGGATAATCAGCAGAAGTTTCAGGAAGAGACTATGAAGTTATATCAAAAGCATAAAATTAATCCATTATCAGGTTGTTTACCTATGCTTGTTCAAATGCCAATTCTAATTGCATTATTCCAAGCTTTAAGAGGATGGGGAGATTTAGCTGGTCAATCATTCTTAATCATACCAGATTTAAGCCAAGGTTATATGCCTTTAGTAATATTAACAGGAGTAGTTACAGCTGTTCAGAGTTTATTAACTCAGAATATTTCTTTTGATGATATTAAATCTAATCCACAGAAAGTCATAGCTGATAATAAGATGGCTTTATTTATGCCATTATTCATTATCTTTATTGGTGCTAGTTTACCAGCAGGCGTGTTATTATATTGGTTTATCTCTAATTTAATTATGGTAATACAACAATATTTAATATCAAGGGAACCTGATGTGGAGTTTAAGGAGGAATCAAATTAA
- the jag gene encoding RNA-binding cell elongation regulator Jag/EloR, whose translation MERVIITGKTIEEALSRGLAKLNTTEDMVEYKVLEEAQSGFLGLIGRKDAKIELIKRIDKKEKAKEFLEELIKEMELNLEVKVIKDNNDKDVVLNITGDDLAIIIGHRGKTLDSLQYLTNLAVNKGKEDYLRVILDAEGYRERRKETLENLALKMANKAKKTGRKVMLEPMPPQERKVIHAVLHNKSDINTYSVGKEPYRKVVIVKE comes from the coding sequence ATGGAAAGGGTCATTATTACAGGAAAAACAATAGAAGAGGCCCTTAGCAGAGGATTAGCAAAGTTAAACACTACAGAAGATATGGTTGAGTATAAAGTACTAGAAGAAGCTCAAAGTGGTTTTCTAGGTCTTATTGGAAGAAAAGATGCCAAGATAGAGCTTATAAAAAGAATTGATAAGAAAGAGAAAGCCAAAGAATTTTTAGAAGAATTAATAAAAGAGATGGAATTAAATCTTGAAGTTAAGGTTATTAAGGATAATAACGATAAAGATGTAGTATTAAATATTACAGGTGATGACTTAGCAATTATAATTGGTCATCGAGGAAAGACATTAGATTCTTTACAGTACTTGACTAATCTAGCAGTTAATAAAGGGAAGGAAGATTATTTAAGAGTAATTTTAGATGCAGAAGGATATAGAGAGCGTAGAAAAGAGACTTTAGAAAATTTAGCTCTTAAGATGGCTAATAAAGCTAAAAAAACAGGGCGTAAAGTTATGCTAGAGCCAATGCCTCCTCAAGAGAGGAAAGTAATTCATGCTGTTTTACACAATAAATCCGATATAAATACTTATAGTGTAGGTAAGGAGCCTTATCGTAAAGTAGTTATTGTAAAGGAATAA
- the mnmE gene encoding tRNA uridine-5-carboxymethylaminomethyl(34) synthesis GTPase MnmE: MYVKDTIAAISTAIGEGGIGIIRVSGPEAIEIVDRIFKSVKGKSLSKVDTYTAHYGHIVDSTDEVVDEVITLVMKSPKTYTTEDIVEINCHGGMVPLRKVLDLVLKEGARLADPGEFTKRAFLNGRIDLAQAEAIIDLIRSQTETGLRVAINQLEGGLSQKVGDIRQELIKLLAHLEATIDFPEDEIEDFNSDELSDRIDRIAKKVKELLKTSQKGKILKEGIETAIIGRPNVGKSSLLNALVREKRAIVTDIPGTTRDIIEEVINIDGIPVKIIDTAGIRDTEDLVEKIGVERSEEFLNRADLVLLVLDAHQGITAEDRKLMDSIKDKDAVIIANKLDLDNRLDFSEIEESLPNKPVVKTAAVEDQGIDELEDVISNLVFSGEVKNEDQTLITNMRHKNALDRAYQMLLDVKKTFELDLPNDFITIDLRAALEAVGEITGDTIGEDIIDQIFADFCLGK; this comes from the coding sequence ATGTATGTTAAAGATACAATTGCTGCTATTTCCACTGCTATAGGTGAAGGTGGAATTGGAATCATAAGAGTTAGTGGTCCAGAAGCTATTGAAATTGTGGATAGAATTTTTAAGAGTGTTAAAGGTAAAAGTCTATCTAAAGTTGATACTTATACAGCTCATTATGGTCATATAGTTGACTCAACTGATGAAGTTGTTGATGAGGTTATAACTTTAGTGATGAAGTCTCCAAAGACCTATACAACTGAGGATATTGTTGAGATAAATTGTCATGGTGGGATGGTTCCTTTAAGAAAGGTATTGGATTTAGTCTTAAAAGAGGGTGCCCGTCTAGCTGACCCAGGTGAATTTACCAAAAGGGCGTTTTTAAATGGAAGGATAGACTTAGCTCAAGCAGAAGCTATTATAGATTTGATTCGCTCTCAAACTGAAACTGGGTTAAGAGTTGCTATAAACCAATTAGAGGGGGGACTTTCTCAAAAAGTAGGAGATATTAGGCAGGAATTAATTAAACTATTAGCCCATTTAGAGGCTACTATTGATTTCCCTGAAGATGAGATTGAAGACTTTAATTCTGATGAACTTTCTGATAGAATAGATAGAATAGCTAAGAAGGTAAAGGAATTACTGAAAACAAGCCAAAAAGGTAAGATATTAAAAGAGGGAATAGAGACAGCAATTATTGGGCGACCTAATGTTGGTAAGTCTAGTTTACTAAATGCTTTAGTAAGAGAAAAAAGAGCGATTGTTACTGATATTCCAGGAACTACCCGAGATATTATTGAAGAGGTAATTAATATTGATGGTATCCCAGTTAAAATTATTGATACAGCAGGAATTCGTGATACTGAGGATCTTGTAGAGAAAATAGGTGTAGAGAGGTCAGAAGAATTTTTAAATAGAGCTGATTTAGTCTTATTGGTTTTAGATGCTCATCAAGGAATTACAGCAGAAGATCGAAAATTAATGGATTCAATTAAAGATAAAGATGCAGTAATTATTGCTAACAAATTGGATCTTGACAATAGATTGGATTTTTCAGAAATTGAAGAATCTTTACCTAATAAGCCAGTTGTTAAGACTGCTGCTGTTGAAGATCAAGGCATTGATGAATTAGAAGATGTTATTTCTAACTTAGTCTTTAGTGGTGAAGTTAAGAATGAAGATCAGACTTTAATTACAAATATGAGACATAAAAATGCTTTAGATAGAGCTTATCAGATGTTGTTAGATGTGAAAAAGACCTTTGAGCTGGATTTGCCAAATGATTTTATTACAATTGATTTAAGAGCTGCTTTAGAGGCAGTAGGAGAGATTACTGGTGATACTATCGGAGAGGATATTATCGACCAAATTTTTGCTGATTTTTGCCTAGGGAAATAA
- the mnmG gene encoding tRNA uridine-5-carboxymethylaminomethyl(34) synthesis enzyme MnmG has product MTDYDIIVVGAGHAGCEAALAAARMGVKTLILTLNADHIALMPCNPSIGGPAKGHIVREIDALGGEMAKNIDKSYINIRMLNTSKGPAVHALRAQADKHKYQYEMTKVLQEQENLDLKQTIVTDLVIEDNIVKGVKTITGVTYAAKKVILTTGTSLDGRVIIGDVKYTGGRQGEFAAIDLAKSLKEVGINLERFQTATPPRIDKSTIEPKKMTLHPSSEEPLKFSFFREYEGRETRPCWLTYTGEKTREVMVENIEHSPLSTGIVEGSGPRYCPSIDRKIMRFPDKLTHQVFVEPEGLYTNELYLNGLTTSMPEEIQLKVVRSVPGLENAEIMRPGYAVEYEYIPPYQLKPTMENKVIAGLYTAGQLNGTSGYEEAAAQGLMAGINAVLNLKGEEPLILKRSDSYIGVLIDDLVTKGTNEPYRMLTSRAEYRLILRQDNADLRLTPIGYKLGLISEENYNKVEAKRRAIKENLAKLNEITVTPTKEVRELLEELGSGGLKKAVSLATILERPEVSYKDLKRFSPEAPEVDEEVGEQLEIETKYRGYISRQLKQVDKFKYMEEKKIPQDIDYHQLTNLRKEAREKLDNIRPISIGQASRISGVSPADISVLMIYLEEMQRGGEE; this is encoded by the coding sequence ATGACAGACTATGATATTATAGTAGTTGGTGCAGGACATGCTGGTTGTGAGGCAGCCTTAGCTGCTGCAAGGATGGGGGTCAAGACATTAATTTTGACATTAAATGCAGATCATATTGCATTAATGCCTTGTAATCCATCAATAGGTGGACCTGCTAAAGGGCATATTGTTCGTGAGATAGATGCTCTTGGTGGAGAGATGGCTAAGAATATAGACAAGTCTTATATCAATATTAGGATGCTTAATACATCTAAGGGTCCTGCTGTTCATGCTTTAAGAGCTCAGGCTGATAAACATAAATATCAGTATGAAATGACTAAAGTCTTACAAGAGCAGGAGAATCTAGATTTAAAGCAGACTATAGTCACAGATTTAGTGATAGAGGATAATATAGTTAAAGGTGTAAAGACGATTACTGGAGTAACCTATGCCGCCAAGAAAGTGATTTTAACTACGGGGACTTCTCTTGATGGAAGAGTTATTATTGGGGATGTTAAGTATACAGGGGGAAGGCAAGGAGAGTTTGCTGCTATTGATTTAGCTAAAAGCTTAAAAGAAGTAGGGATTAACTTGGAGAGGTTTCAGACAGCAACTCCACCTAGAATAGATAAGAGTACTATAGAGCCTAAGAAGATGACTTTACATCCAAGCTCTGAAGAGCCACTTAAATTCTCCTTCTTTAGAGAATACGAAGGGAGAGAGACTCGTCCTTGCTGGTTAACTTATACTGGGGAGAAGACTAGAGAGGTGATGGTAGAGAACATTGAACATTCCCCTTTGTCTACAGGAATTGTTGAAGGGAGTGGACCTCGTTATTGTCCATCAATAGATCGTAAGATTATGAGGTTTCCTGATAAGTTGACTCATCAGGTCTTTGTTGAGCCAGAAGGTTTATATACAAATGAATTATATCTCAATGGCTTAACTACAAGTATGCCAGAAGAGATTCAACTAAAGGTTGTCCGGAGTGTTCCAGGATTAGAGAATGCTGAGATTATGCGACCAGGATATGCAGTAGAGTATGAATATATTCCACCATATCAGCTAAAGCCAACGATGGAGAATAAGGTTATAGCTGGATTGTATACAGCAGGTCAGCTTAATGGTACTAGTGGCTACGAAGAAGCTGCTGCCCAGGGGTTAATGGCAGGGATTAATGCTGTGCTGAATCTAAAAGGTGAAGAACCATTGATTCTAAAACGTTCTGACTCTTATATAGGTGTATTGATTGATGATTTGGTCACTAAAGGGACCAATGAACCTTATCGAATGTTGACATCTAGAGCAGAGTACCGTTTGATTTTACGCCAGGATAATGCAGATTTAAGGTTAACACCAATTGGATATAAACTTGGATTAATCAGTGAAGAGAATTATAATAAGGTTGAAGCTAAGAGAAGAGCAATTAAAGAGAACTTAGCTAAATTAAATGAAATAACTGTTACTCCAACTAAAGAGGTTCGTGAGCTCTTAGAGGAATTAGGTAGTGGTGGTTTGAAGAAAGCTGTTAGTTTAGCTACTATTCTTGAGAGACCAGAAGTTAGTTATAAGGATTTAAAGAGGTTCAGTCCAGAAGCTCCAGAGGTAGATGAAGAGGTAGGAGAGCAGTTAGAGATTGAGACTAAATATCGAGGTTATATCAGCAGACAGTTAAAGCAAGTTGATAAGTTTAAATATATGGAAGAGAAGAAGATT